A region of the Phaseolus vulgaris cultivar G19833 chromosome 11, P. vulgaris v2.0, whole genome shotgun sequence genome:
tttaaaaatgtggACACAAGTGTGTTTCGACAAGTATATAATAAAGAGATTTGTTACTACTAGGCTAATTCTAAGAGATATTCCTTATCTTTATATCTTCATCTTTCATTTCCTCAATGGTCAATAATTAGTTACTTACTAAATTCATTAGATTAAAAACATGTTAAAGGTTACTTTAGAAGTAAATCTTACAATCAATCTTGAAATATCttcattcttttatatatataaggaGCTGTTTCACAGTTGTATACATGTTCTCATCTCATACAATAAAGTAAAGCCAGCATAGACTTTATTTTTGTATTGTTACATATGtcctttttttatttctgcTTTCTCCTCTTATTAGGAATGGTTCTAAACTTTTCTGCAATCATTATCCCTCTCAACTTCATgggattttcttttcttctcccTAACTCAAGTAGTTAGGAAAATAAATGTTGCACAAACATAAACTAGTTTTCTTGAATAAATCCAAAGGTGAAACAAGAAGGTTGGAAAGAACTTAATAAAATGAATTgcttatataaattttatataagggtgaagcatgaagagttgaagaaaGAGTGATCTCTTCTCATAAAGCCTGCAATTtacatgatatatatatatatactacagTAAGATTGAATGCACTCTCTTCCTCTCCCCACTTCTTTCTCTTCTCAAACTAGTGATAAATAAATGTTGTCATAAAAATATGTAAGTGGTTGGTTGAACAAACAGAAATAGTTATGTAATGTCACCACTTCCGCTGTGCACGAACTTTCTCACCTCTTGCCCTTGACTTGTCAATTCTTGCTCGTCTTGAAAACTCTTGTATCTTTCGATCATGCTCTTTGAGCATTTGATCCATGTTGCTTGATGACACCATTAATGGACCTGAGAGGTATATCTTGTTTCCCATCGACTCACGCCCTCCCTGAAACAGTCCCCACATcaattttcaagaaaaaaaaaaagtgttgcaATAGTAATCAAATATTCATTCATTGTTGCCACAGTACTTGGACTCCATTTACTATAATTAGTGACCAATCATCCATCAATGATATACATTCAACTACTAGGGAACATGGGAACTTGAGCATTTCATAAAAAGAAGGgcaaaatttatagaaaaaagtATGACAATTGCGAGGTATGGAACTTCAGTCTTAAGCTCTGCAACTACAATAGCTAGCTTTTGTGGTGTGGTGTGATTCTCTTAAGGTTCTTATCAAACAATTTACTGAATGCTGATAGAATAAAGAGTTAGATAACTTTGAATATCACTAGTAAACTTTACAAGACATCAAAAGGTCTCTAGTCCTTATTTAATAAAACTTGTGTTTATCTCTCTCTAATAGAATGACCGTGTAATAGGAGAGGATCCAAATCAAGTGAAGACTTCCACtaccaaatatttaaaattactgAAGCAAAAAAGTTATAATGACAATAATAACTAACCGGAGTTGATTTTTCGGTGGGGATCCTTCTGCTTTCAATTTGATTGTGATCAGCAATCCGTTTTTGTTCCTGCCTTCTTCTTGACTCTGATCCGTTAGTTGACTCCATTGATTTTCTTACTTCACTTGGTTTTCTGTGGTGCAAGTGAACTGGTTTATCCTCCTGATCTTCTGGCAACAATGTCCTAGATGCCACTAGCCCAGATATTTTTGATAGGTTCCCTCTGATTGAAACAGGAGGTACATCATCAACTTCCTTCGCACCCTTTGCCCAAACAGAACCCGGAACCAATGGGCCTGAATGTGATGGCTTCTTATAAATATGCccagaaaaattattttcaatttctttagCATCTTCTGACGTTTTGTGAGGGAAAACCAGAATACCAGACACTGCTCCCCTATGAGGGTTGTATAATTCACTTCGGTTCTTAGAGCTGGAATAACGTCCTTGCTGCATCAGAAAACAGTAAGATAAGCCTAGTGAAAGAAAAGATACAAAAAAAGTAGGACAGCTGGGGCAACATATTTGAGAAGAGcataagaatattaaaaaatttagtatGTAAGATTATGTTAAGGCTTTCTACAGTTTAAGAAAAAGTTATGTATGTAATAAGCAATAGGCACTAAGCTCACAAGTctgtattttttagttttagaaTTCACAAAGATACACCGGACCGATTCAAACCTAAGGATTCTCATCTTAGCCTCATAAATAAACACTGAGGTTACAGTAGACTCAAAAGTCAGTGCAAGTTCAACAACCCAAAAAAGGTTTAGGTGTCCTAACACAATCTCATAATAATTGGCATGGGGTAGGTCTTGCACAAATAACTGATAAGCAGAGGCCTAATATCCTTTCGTTGACTGTAACAAAAAGAACAGGAGATCATCAAACCAATAAGTTTCCGTATAGTTCACAAGTCCGATCTATGCCTAAAAGTGTTGAAAAATCTCCGAGATGAATCAAGAGACAGTTAAAAGCATgagattttcttttcttttccccAGTAAACTGAACAGAATTTGCGCACCAAGCTAATCATAGAGGCAAGTcatacaataaaatttgaaacttTTGGATTACCTGTACTGATAAAGCTGGTTCAGCACTGTCTTTTGTAGTGACACTGGCCCTATGTCCTTTTTCTTGTCTAACTCCCGAGGCATGTTTTTGGTCCCTACCTCCAACAGCTCCTTGCCTAAGACAGTAAACAAAAATGAATACATGTTACTTATCATTTATAAGCAATAGGTTTACAAGTGTATGAATCAAGTCATGCAGAAAGCACGGCTAACAGTTGTGATGAAACAAATAAAGTAAACAGTTGGAGCAGCATGGCCCAAATGTAACTATGTGTTCAAGGTTTTAATCACcaataatatgaaaatttattttgctATAAGTACATGAGACCCCATTATTGATGACTTTGTTCATGGCAGAGATGTCAACATTCAAAAGAGACCAAGTTGATCCACACTGAAAATTTTCAGATTAAGCCATGTATAATTTAAATTCCAAGCAAAAGATTCCATTCCAGAGAACGAAGCCACCATCACAATATTAAttactaaatataaatatcattGTCTTTGCCtcaaaataaaaacagttaACCTATATCACTACCTTCTGGCTTCTTCTCGTAATTTAGCATCAATTTCCTTGTTGGGAGCATATTTCGGTAAACTTGATGGATCACAAGGCACAGGCTCCGATGTAAAGAACTGCAAAAAAATGGGGAAATATCAAAAGTGGAGAATCACATGCCTATTAGCaggttaaaaagaaaaaaaggttcCTAAAATATGTTGGACAGAATTGTGCAAGAATTATGATTGTTTTTACAATTTCATAACATAGCAGTACAGTAACAAAAATATCTCTTGATTTGTCTATTTGAATCTGACTTCCTGATTGCCCTGTATATTGAATGGTGAGAAGATTCTCTTTAAAGCATgtaaaggaaaaggaaaaagaaaaagaacaacTGTAGAATAGCATGAATGTTAAAGTGTAAAAAAAAGTACAACATTAAATCTAACTCGTTTTAGCAGGTGATGATGGACAAAATATTTAGAACTAAGACTTATATTGAGTATTGACACATCACTGAGATATCAAATGCTTGCAATTTGGATATTTCCAATGTCAGGATATTCCTATTTGTCTGATCACATATTCTTCCACAGATATATGAGAATGAATTACAAGAGAGATTTATTAGATAtgtgattagagaaactatgaTTTCTAAGTCCCAATGAGAAGCATTAATCACACTTTTATGTGCATCTATTGGTATATCAATTATGGTTGAGTACAGTGATGTCATGGAAGCAAGAAACATGGAGAGCTTCATTAAACAACGATATAAATCTTCCTTCAAATACCACTAAGATTACATTGGGAAAAGAAGTCAATCAAATGCTATAACTACTTGCTGGGGATAAAAATCAGCTTACCTCACTCTTCAGAGCAGCTGCTGCAGTTCCCCGATGTGCCGGCTCTACAGAAAGCAGGGTCTCAATAAGCTTTAGAGCAGTAGATGGGTAGTCCTTAAATGTCTCTGCAACACATCGCCTATAATGGTGTGGCGGCCTGAATACTGTTGAATGTGACAGCCGCAATTTAAGCCAATATTCATCAGATGGTGAGCCGCAAAGTTTAAAAATTCGATGCAATTGCTCAACCtacaaagaaataaaattaaccTTCAGATCACATACTAGATTAGGAAAATGATGAAAACTATATTTATATACTCATACCTCTGTTTTTCCTGGTAAAATGGGCCTTCCAGTATATAGTTCACCCAGTATGCAACCAGTGCTCCACAAATCCACTGCAACCCCATAATGATTTGCTCCAAGTAAAAGTTCTGGTGGTCTATACCATAGAGTTACTACTCGGCTTGTCAATGGAACACTAAGGTGGGGGTCAAAAAAACTTGCCAAACCAAAATCAGCGATTTTTAAGATTCCATTATTGTCAATGAGAAGATTTGAGCCTTTTATGTCACGGTGGAGGACACCATGACTATGACAATGATCCAATCCACTAAGAAGCTGCTGCATGTAGCATTTTAGCTGACATATAAAGAATTTTGTTGTTTTAGGagttttctaataaaaaatggagtataaagaaaaaatgttaCATAGCTACTTTCCTATACTTATAGTCTTATCTTATACAAGAGATGCACATGCACAAAAATCTGAACTTCATGTAAGAAAATCATTATTACCTGTGGTTCAGAGAACTTGATGTCAGGATTTGATGCAAGTCCTGTAAGATCATGCTCCATATACTCAAAAACAAGGTACAAGCTGCGAGACATATGTGACGTTACCAAGCCCTCCAATTTTATAATGTTTGGATGGTCAAGCCTACGCAAAACATGGATTTCCCTTGCCATAAACTTCACACTCTCAGGATCAAGATTGTCAAAGCGTACTTTCTTCAATGCAACAAACTTGCGGTTAATCACATCCCTTGCCTTATAAACAGTACTATAAGTTCCTTGCCCAATCTGCATAATAGAATGCCATCATCATGTTATTCCTTCACCAATATAAGAAGTTTATACTCAAAAAAACAAACAAGACAAAATCAAACCAGTCTAACAGTCATTCTTTTTTCgtaacaacaaataaaatgaaattaaccCCATCTTGAACTCTAAAGCATTACACAAATAGATTGATGCAGCATAGTAAGAATTGCAGAACTGCTTAATTATAATGTAAACATAGACAGCAGACAAGACCGCAACTTACTTTGTCCAACTTCTCAAAATTATTCGCTCTCCGAGGTATCCATCCCTTAATAGCTTCACCGGCAACTGAAGAAAGCCATGCCGGCCATCCAGCTGCAACTTGCTCTCCTTCTACAGCCTTTGGAATCCTTCCAGGGCCAAGATGATCCACAACAGTCACTTCAGGCTTCTCTATTTTCTTCTTCCCATCATGATCAACATACAACTGCCCTGAACCATTGGCCTTCTTGTCAATCAATGAACCTTTTACATGACCACCTTCTATTATCACATCTTTAGCCCCACCTTCATCAACCCTCCTAGTTGAATTTAACCGCAAAACGTTCAACTCTGAAGGCCTTGTGCTATACGATTGCAATTTCTTAGTAACACCTACCTTGCTGTCCTCTACAGCTGAACTCTTAGAACATAAGCAACCCATGTTGAAGCACAACGATATCACATCAACTTCACAACAATGTTATCCTTCAAAAAGTAGGATCACCATCCACCAGCAACACTTCTTCCAACAACTccaccaaaactcataaaaattaAGTCACCCACTACACAGTACCTTCTTCTTTTCTCCCTATTCAAAAGTAAAGACGAAAACTTTCCTTCATCGACACAAACCCAATTCAAAATCAGATACCAAATATCCAACACTGAAATATTCCAACCCGACTCAATTCCAAAGCAGTTAGCTTGAATCAAGCCCACTATTCATAACCCTCCAACAACAATCGCTAACTGTCATAAAGGAATCATTGTTCAATAAAGATGAAGAAATCcaagcaataaaaaaaagtctGAGATGAATGAAGGTGATAACACTCTGAGAGTATTATGATTTACAAATAATAGAATCAATTAATGAAGGAAAAAGACAAGGTGGACCTTTGAATTGGGATTAAGGGTAAAAATGGATCAGAAGCTTAACAAGAAAAAAAGTGTGGTGGTGGGTATTGCTGAAAGTTCAACGCGTATTCAGACATTAAAAAGAACATTATCATCAACCAGACAACAACCTTAGACGGCTTTTGCCGGCTAGGCTCAGTCAAAAGACTCcactttctctctttctcacacacacacacaaaaactttctctttctctctctctatctaTCTCTATTCTCTAGTGATGCATGATTCCATATACTGTTGTGACTCTCTCTCCCTCCACCATGTTTCTTCTGTCAAAAAACCATTGGTGTTAGTTTTGTGTTCAAACCCTCTATGTTGGTCGTTGAGTTCTGTTTGGAATATCAATGCTCTGCATTAAACGCGTTTTTAATTTCTCTccaattttttattacttttccttttttttctcataGTGCAGGGTAATAGTGtcattggatttttttaaattaaaggcACTCCTCCTTGATCGTACAATTTGGTATTTCTTAGTCAAGAGTTTAAGAATCGATTTAAGAACTTCCTAAGTAATAAACAAACGTTAGAAATAATTGCTAAAAAACCTTACaaattaaaacagaaaaatattaattgtatGATGGGTTTTAGTTTAAGACagattatttgttttaaaaaagtgaataaaagttaaaattccagattttttaattataattacttagtcatatatttataaataacaatgtcgttttaaaaattatttttctttaaaaaaatttctaacTGTAATATTTATGAactaattatcatttttttcaatcacataacatgcgtaaaaaattaataaaataatagtaatttCCAACCTTTCTGGAAATTTGATGGACTAAATTCAGTTTTCTTccataaactttttttttctagtatttTCTAGGATTATGTACTCACAAATTTTATGAGATAAGGAAATCATATTATATCAAGACCAACTTTTGATTTTGAGGATATTTCTTTTAGTATTTTGAATGTGACTTTTAAGAACAATTATAAACTTTTTtgtacactattttttttttaactcagAGGTAAGAATCGAGATTAGGCAAGTACAGAtgataaattagtttatttcaATTGATATAGATATTGAATTTTGACCGAAAATGAATGATAAAATGAGTTGGAGTAATGCCCAATTATTAGTCTATGGAAGTATGGAGCATCACTTTTTTGTTTTAAGTGGTTCTTGACCAAATATATATTTGAAGTGGCTATATTTTGATGTTGTAAACTTATTAGAgtaaatattttagttaaattgACTAGAaattgaatacattttaaaagaaGATTATGCATTGAAGGGAATATTGTATTGATGTTGATGTAATGTTGAGTCAATATGCTAAATTTGATTTCATGATgtaaatatcattttttaatgtaaatataGTTTATGCATAATTACAttcttttaagatttttttctaAGTAAGATGATTCTGGTCTTTccatatgatatattttttttcaaagcaaTTTTCTTTTATGATAGAAAATTTTCactaaatgataattaaaattgaaaagtgttatgtatatgtgtatataagtaaaaatgaaaaggtAGAAGATATTATTTCATGAATAATGTGAAATATGATGTGTATTGTTAATGAAATGTTGTGTACCACTGAGTATGATTGACGATATGTTGTGAATTAGAAAGTGTGattggtgtttttttttatcagttgaGTGTGATTGATGATATGTTGTGTGTGGATGTCGGTAATTACCATAATCATATTCTATAATGATTGTGTTTATGTGTGAATAGTTACCAAATAGGTAATATTGATATGTGGTGTAATTATTAGGTTAGGAAATTTGATGAGATAATTAAACTCAAATGACATATTAAGTTTGATAGATAAATGTATAATAGTATAAAAACTCAATATAGGTTCCATACACTAAGTTGTAGATGAGAGTCATTAATATTCAACTAGAAGTGTAGAAATTATGTTGTCACTTAAAGTTGTCAAATAAAAACTATATGGGGTAAGGTAAAACAAACATACCGGGTGTGAATAGGTGTTAGTCTTTCAGTCTAAACTTAATGCTAGTCTTCCAGAAGTAGTAAACCATTATTCATTTATGGTATATGATAGGCAATTGTTGAAATTATTCATATATtgattatattatatgtttaaTTTAACATTAGCTCACCTTTTTATGACATTTGATTCTAATTTTGATGTTAGTGTTTCGACGTGAGGGTAGATGGAGTTACAGGTAATAGAGCTAAAGGGAATTAGTAAATTTTCTAAGACtttatgtgtgtgttgtctttAAGTTTATCTTTTGATGTGTGTGTATTAAGTTTATCTTTTGATGTGTGTGTATTGGAGAAGCTTGTAATAATTTTAAGtgattataaactattttttatttatgatagTTAAGTTTTAGGATGTTACATTTATGGTATCAAATAGGTTGAATTTTATATCAACTTGACAAAAGTAGGTTTATGTTTCCTTGTGTGTAGCTTTGTCTGAtgtattaagaaaattatttagaaaCTTTTTTCTGATTTACCTAAATTAAGCTTTTTTATATGTTAAGAGGTTGTGCCTAGACCTCTATGCCTTctgataagtgtcataatttAGTGATATTTCAAGCAAAAACATAAGCACTTATGgactttatttttaatagagttataattaaatctctaatttaggaatttgaacatttttacatatttttggattatgcgacgaataagaatgatttatttccaaatttgtgcTAATAAAAGAGCTAAAGGACAATTGACAAGTTGAAGAGAAGGGGAAAAGACAAAGTTAGAGCATTGAAAACTCGCACAAACTCACCTAAAAACACACCCAAGCAAGATCACTCTAGAGACAAACTTGTTCTCTGGAGAAAACTCGCCTAAGACTTGCTCAAGCTCGCTTAAGTGAGTTCACTCCATTGAAGTtgggtttttttttatgaaacttgCTTAAGCAAGTAATATCTTGCTTAAGCAAGATGTCACTTAACCTACATCGAATTAGGTTAAATATAAGGCGTAAGTCAAAACCCTAGAGACTAGAAAAAGGACAATCAGAGATAGAAAACTTGGAGGAGACAGTTGTCTAGAAGAAACACCATGgatcttttttttcttgttttccacGCTTGTAATGGCAAATATGAGTGACTAAGTCTTCCCTTCAGAATtaagagtaatttgttcaaacttgTATGTATTGAggtaatatttatatataatattttgttcttgattgagaTTGGTATTATATTTtaggtataattaccttattcgtccCTACATTTTGGGCCAATAGTCAATTCGAtatagtggtttttaaaaaaatcaatttggtccctatgttttttttaaatgtatgcaaaatggtTCTTTCTGTTAAGTTGCAGCAAACGACGTCAACTACTGCTTATGTGGCAAAGAGAAGGGGTTATGGGTTTAGTGTGACGTGTGAGGTGTAGTGACGTGGATGGTTACATTAGTTTAGTGAAAATTGAATTGGGGGTTAGGGTTTAAGGAATTTGAATTGGGGGTTACGAATTTTTAATTGCAATCAAGGTTGAAGGTTTCTGAGGTACGTTATTGTGAGATGCGATTTTGTGCAATTTTGCGGTTCGATCCTGTGGTTCAATCTTGTGGTTGGATTGTGAGGTGCGATCCCGAGCCCATTATGAGGGGCGATCCTTTGGTACGATCCTGAGCTCGTGAAGTGCGATTGTGTGGGGCAAAGTTTGTGGAACCCGAAGGCATTGTTGAGTGTGGTACAGTTTCGTGGGTGGTCGTTTTTAAGGTTAGAACTTTTTGACTTACTTTCAGAGTGGTTCTGTTTGTGATTTCTTTGAGAGAACATTTACAGAGTAGTTTATGATGTAGGGTCCATCATGTGCAAGATTTTTCTATGTGTGGTCTAACATTTGGTTTCTGATATAATTAAGTGAATGATtatgttcttgtcggttgaccaAGTTGTCGGTTGACTCTAAACACAAGCCCTGGCTCTGTCTATCTCTGTTGGAATCTGCTTTTCCCTTTGTCGTTGGAACGCGGCTGCGTTGagacagagggggccctacctgttgattgtactccgacgatcaagtaagtacatggttttataagaaacaagaagtaactagtttcagtcttagaaacagcgtacctttacctgggatctcaagtcccttttatagcctacctcttgtaacaactttctatcaCGAGAATATCATCTCAACTGAAAGCCTACTCAACAGGAAAATATTCTGTTCAAGACAGTCTTTCTTAAGGTCGTAACCGAATAGAACTTTTCCTCTCTGGAGTGCATAAAATCATAACAGAATAACCACTAGGGTACCAACTCGTGTACTAGCCTCAGGGTTCCAATCTGTTTCACATAGGCACCCTCGACGAGGCGCTACACATCATACATGCAACCTAGCTTATCGTGCCCTAACACACATGGGCTTAGGTGTAGAGAAAATGTTTTACTCGTATTAGACTCATACGCACTAAGCGCACCCCTAGGTCTACTACTACCCATCGTTGGCCGCCTAGGCCTTGCGCACAAAGGGTTACGCTAAGTATACAAAAAAGAGTTAACTCACATCTCTAGAGCCCAATCACATGGCCCATCAACTTGCTACCACTAGCATATGTTGTGGTTGAGGTTGAATGCAAAGACTCTTGGAGCTAGTTTTTGCAGCTTTTAATTGAAGATGTTGGGGGTGTAGATGTATGTGAAGGTGTCACTTTCATGTCTGACCAACAAAAGGTATATTCTTTGCTGtaaattgttgattttgttTATGTATAATTTCATTTAAGTATTCTATATATGACTTTTGACAGGGTTTGTTGTCTGCCATTCAAGAACTGATACCTGGGGCAGTGCAACGGTTATGTGTTTGACACTTGTACTTGAACTTCAGAAAGAAATTCCcaggaaaaaaattgaaaactttaaTGTGGAGGGCAGCCGACAACACATATCCCCAAGCATGGGAAGAGAGATGAGGGTTATAAAGGAAGTCAATTATGAGGCTTTCAAACATCTCATTGCACTACCTCCTAGGCAAGTATTCATACTTGTTCTTTTACTCATGTCAGATTTGAGAAAATTCCTTCCTGTCAATACTGAGTAAATTTGGaaattcctaaatattgatAAGTTAACCTTGTAAATGATTGTTTAGGAATAATAGGTGTCCACTCATGTCACTACTAAAATCTGATGTTGTGTTAGTATCAAAGTAGGCCAATTGAGACTTTGTTGTGCATGTCAGTCCATTCTGTTGCAGTTGTTAGCTATTGCAAACTTGGGTACCATTTGTGGTAGCTACATTCAGTTTGTGAGCTCAATTATTTTCAGTTGATGAAGTaatgtattttcattttataaaatcatttattttcctttacTAGGTTCTGGTCCAGATCAAGGTTCACATTCATTCCAAAATGTGACTCACTTGTCAACAATATTTGTGAAGGCTTTAATAGTGTGCTTGTAGCTGCACGTGCAAAACCTATCTTTACCATGCTAGAAGATATCAGGACTTATATAATGCAAAGATAGGCaaaaaacagattgaaaatTGCCTCATTTGAAGGATCAATATGTCCAAAGATTTTAAGCAGGTTACAAAAGGAAGCATATCAAACTCGATATTGGGTACCCAAGTTATATGACAACATTGATGCACTCATTTAAAAGGTTATTGTCTTACTTGATACATATGTCTAACCAATTTCATCATCACAGCTCTTCCACATATCACCTATTTGAAGTGAAACATACCTCTACCATTGGAGAAAAGTTTGTGGTTAACTTGAACATACATGAATGTAGCTGCCGAAAATGGATGTTGACTGGAATACCTTGTTGTCATGCACTTTG
Encoded here:
- the LOC137810795 gene encoding probable serine/threonine-protein kinase At1g54610, which encodes MGCLCSKSSAVEDSKVGVTKKLQSYSTRPSELNVLRLNSTRRVDEGGAKDVIIEGGHVKGSLIDKKANGSGQLYVDHDGKKKIEKPEVTVVDHLGPGRIPKAVEGEQVAAGWPAWLSSVAGEAIKGWIPRRANNFEKLDKIGQGTYSTVYKARDVINRKFVALKKVRFDNLDPESVKFMAREIHVLRRLDHPNIIKLEGLVTSHMSRSLYLVFEYMEHDLTGLASNPDIKFSEPQLKCYMQQLLSGLDHCHSHGVLHRDIKGSNLLIDNNGILKIADFGLASFFDPHLSVPLTSRVVTLWYRPPELLLGANHYGVAVDLWSTGCILGELYTGRPILPGKTEVEQLHRIFKLCGSPSDEYWLKLRLSHSTVFRPPHHYRRCVAETFKDYPSTALKLIETLLSVEPAHRGTAAAALKSEFFTSEPVPCDPSSLPKYAPNKEIDAKLREEARRQGAVGGRDQKHASGVRQEKGHRASVTTKDSAEPALSVQQGRYSSSKNRSELYNPHRGAVSGILVFPHKTSEDAKEIENNFSGHIYKKPSHSGPLVPGSVWAKGAKEVDDVPPVSIRGNLSKISGLVASRTLLPEDQEDKPVHLHHRKPSEVRKSMESTNGSESRRRQEQKRIADHNQIESRRIPTEKSTPGGRESMGNKIYLSGPLMVSSSNMDQMLKEHDRKIQEFSRRARIDKSRARGEKVRAQRKW